The Glycine soja cultivar W05 chromosome 6, ASM419377v2, whole genome shotgun sequence genome has a window encoding:
- the LOC114416352 gene encoding GDSL esterase/lipase At1g29670-like, which produces MEAKTKSCVVLPFLLLVAIFMQQCVHGESQVPCLFVFGDSLSDNGNNNNLPSTTKSNYKPYGIDFPTGPTGRFTNGQTSIDLIAQLLGFENFIPPFANTSGSDTLKGVNYASGAAGILPESGTHMGANINLRVQMLNHLFMYSTIAIKLGGFVKAKQYLNKCLYYVNIGSNDYINNYFLPQFYLTSRIYTPDQYANILIAQLSQYMQTLHDEVGARKFVLVGMGLIGCTPNAISTHNTNGSCVEEMNNATFMFNAKLKSKVDQFNNKFSADSKFIFINSTSGGLDSSLGFTVANASCCPSLGTNGLCIPNQTPCQNRTTYVFWDQFHPTEAVNRIIAINSYNGSNPALTYPMDIKHLVGF; this is translated from the exons ATGGAAGCTAAAACTAAGTCATGCGTAGTTCTACCTTTTCTTCTATTGGTTGCAATTTTCATGCAACAATGTGTCCATGGAGAATCGCAAGTGCCCTGCCTTTTTGTCTTTGGGGACTCTCTGTCTGATAACGGAAATAATAACAACCTTCCAAGCACTACAAAGTCCAATTACAAACCATATGGCATCGACTTCCCAACCGGCCCAACAGGACGATTTACGAATGGACAAACATCTATTGACCTAATTG CTCAACTACTGGGATTTGAGAATTTCATCCCACCCTTTGCAAACACTAGTGGCTCAGACACACTTAAGGGTGTGAACTATGCATCCGGAGCAGCTGGGATTCTACCAGAGAGTGGTACACATATG GGTGCCAACATCAATTTGAGGGTACAAATGTTAAATCACCTATTCATGTACTCCACAATTGCTATCAAACTTGGAGGTTTTGTCAAAGCTAAACAGTACCTCAACAAGTGTTTGTACTACGTTAATATAGGAAGCAATGATTACATAAACAATTACTTCCTTCCCCAGTTTTACCTAACAAGCCGCATCTATACCCCTGATCAATATGCCAACATTCTTATTGCCCAGCTATCTCAGTATATGCag ACACTGCATGACGAAGTTGGGGCCAGAAAATTCGTGCTAGTTGGGATGGGTCTTATAGGTTGCACTCCAAATGCCATCTCTACCCATAATACAAATGGATCTTGCGTTGAGGAGATGAATAATGCTACGTTCATGTTCAATGCAAAGCTTAAATCTAAAGTGGACCAATTCAACAACAAGTTCTCTGCTGATTCCAAATTCATCTTTATAAACAGCACATCCGGAGGCCTTGATAGTTCTCTTG GTTTCACTGTTGCAAATGCTTCTTGCTGCCCATCATTGGGGACAAATGGGTTATGTATTCCTAATCAAACGCCATGCCAGAATCGAACCACTTATGTGTTTTGGGATCAATTCCATCCCACCGAAGCTGTCAACCGAATCATTGCAATAAATTCATATAATGGTTCTAATCCAGCCCTCACTTACCCAATGGATATCAAGCACCTTGTTGGGTTCTGA